The following proteins are encoded in a genomic region of Gossypium hirsutum isolate 1008001.06 chromosome D05, Gossypium_hirsutum_v2.1, whole genome shotgun sequence:
- the LOC107900634 gene encoding protein NETWORKED 2A-like, translated as MEEKDEDVSAEEINTVDSESRNKFDVDLTKDSEVINEFKDEKKSLSKAASCTTDTENPKVETEEEELPNWRKLYLSGLDEREKVLLDEYSSVLHNYKDVRKKLKEVDQKNRDSFYELASQIKELKSALAARDEEIQSSRQHLSFIDENKDGNLSEYEASHAIMSPESTLTESIQASPVAAGEGKGESIENPGEGKRESTEKAGEGKGESIENPGEGEGESIENPGEGEGESIKKAGEKSKGDAKQARSLTRSRSILTVEDKIRSDIDELLEENLAFWLRFSTCFHQIQKYQNSVKDLKAELSKMRERKKQEAGGKEEPVGSEARPIYAHFREIKTELTLSLENNAVLKDEVQCRYSSLCNIQEEIERISNVSGHEGEPQFNGYQAAKLQGEIINMKQENNKVSNELNAGFDCVKQLKEEVENLMVELDKEIEAATSKNQQSMSRSRSRIPLRSFLFGIKLKNKWQQKGPSMFACGHPTLQRQYSYLTDPTDPS; from the coding sequence ATAAGTTTGATGTTGATTTGACAAAGGATTCGGAAGTGATAAATGAATTCAAAGATGAGAAGAAATCTTTGTCCAAAGCAGCAAGCTGTACCACTGATACAGAGAATCCAAAAGTAGAGACCGAAGAAGAAGAGCTACCAAACTGGAGGAAGCTGTACTTGAGTGGATTGGATGAGAGGGAAAAGGTTTTACTCGATGAGTACTCTTCAGTTCTTCATAATTATAAAGATGTAAGAAAGAAGCTTAAAGAAGTAGATCAGAAAAACCGAGACAGTTTCTACGAATTGGCATCTCAGATCAAGGAACTGAAGAGTGCTCTCGCAGCCAGAGATGAAGAGATTCAATCTTCACGCCAACACTTGAGCTTTATCGATGAAAATAAGGATGGGAACTTGTCAGAATATGAAGCATCCCATGCAATCATGAGCCCGGAATCTACGTTGACAGAGTCTATTCAGGCATCACCTGTAGCAGCAGGTGAGGGGAAAGGTGAATCCATTGAAAATCCAGGCGAGGGGAAACGTGAATCCACTGAAAAAGCAGGTGAGGGGAAAGGTGAATCCATTGAAAATCCAGGTGAGGGAGAAGGTGAATCCATTGAAAATCCAGGTGAGGGAGAAGGTGAATCCATTAAAAAAGCAGGTGAGAAAAGTAAAGGAGATGCTAAGCAGGCAAGGAGTTTGACTCGATCTCGTTCTATTTTAACCGTAGAAGATAAAATCCGGTCTGACATCGATGAGTTGCTTGAGGAAAATCTAGCCTTTTGGTTGAGGTTCAGCACATGTTTTCATCAGATACAGAAATATCAAAATTCAGTCAAGGACTTGAAAGCTGAGTTATCAAAaatgagagaaagaaagaagcaaGAAGCAGGTGGAAAGGAAGAGCCTGTTGGATCAGAGGCACGCCCCATTTACGCTCATTTCCGAGAAATCAAAACTGAATTGACGCTATCGTTGGAAAACAATGCGGTGTTGAAAGACGAAGTGCAATGTCGATATTCTTCGTTGTGCAACATCCAAGAAGAGATAGAAAGGATCAGCAATGTCAGTGGCCATGAAGGAGAGCCTCAGTTCAATGGATACCAGGCTGCAAAGCTTCAAGGTGAGATTATAAACATGAAACAAGAAAACAATAAGGTTTCCAACGAATTAAATGCAGGCTTCGACTGTGTAAAACAACTCAAGGAGGAAGTTGAGAATTTGATGGTCGAGTTGGACAAGGAAATCGAAGCTGCAACATCGAAAAATCAACAATCCATGTCAAGATCACGATCTAGAATCCCTCTTCGGTCTTTCTTATTCGGAATTAAGTTAAAGAACAAGTGGCAGCAAAAGGGGCCATCAATGTTCGCCTGCGGGCATCCGACTTTGCAGAGACAATATAGTTACCTTACAGATCCTACTGATCCTTCATGA